In Rissa tridactyla isolate bRisTri1 chromosome 8, bRisTri1.patW.cur.20221130, whole genome shotgun sequence, one genomic interval encodes:
- the ABL2 gene encoding tyrosine-protein kinase ABL2 isoform X3, translating to MGQQVGRVGEPGAGLQPPPQHQQQPRGLRGSSAARPAGRRREAVGRTAEGGFNIFTQHEALHRPYGCDVEPQALNEAIRWSSKENLLGATESDPNLFVALYDFVASGDNTLSITKGEKLRVLGYNQNGEWSEVRSKNGQGWVPSNYITPVNSLEKHSWYHGPVSRSAAEYLLSSLINGSFLVRESESSPGQLSISLRYEGRVYHYRINTTSDGKVYVTAESRFSTLAELVHHHSTVADGLVTTLHYPAPKCNKPTVYGVSPIHDKWEMERTDITMKHKLGGGQYGEVYVGVWKKYNLTVAVKTLKEDTMEVEEFLKEAAVMKEIKHPNLVQLLGVCTLEPPFYIVTEYMPYGNLLDYLRECNREEVSAVVLLYMATQISSAMEYLEKKNFIHRDLAARNCLVGENHVVKVADFGLSRLMTGDTYTAHAGAKFPIKWTAPESLAYNTFSIKSDVWAFGVLLWEIATYGMSPYPGIDLSQVYDLLEKGYRMEQPEGCPPKVYELMRACWKWNPPDRPSFAETHQAFETMFHDSSISEEVAEELGRTASSSSIVPYLPRLPMLPSKTRTLKKQAENKENIEGTQDTVEHSASSSAPGFIRSTQPTSGSPALPRKQRDKSPSSLLEDAKETTFTRDRKGGFFSSFMKKRNAPTPPKRSSSFREMENQPHKKYELTGLPEQDRMAMTLPRNSQRSKIQLERTVSTSSQPDESTGRANDLLPKRFEEGPALTRERPKAKLLPRGATALPFRTASGSEEKEGPGLAAAPKGKEKNSGPRQAALEDGERPGWSSPVKAAAILPTTHNHKVPVLISPTLKHTPADVQLIGTDSQGNKFKLLSEHQVTSSGDRDRPRRVKPKCAPPPPPVMRLLQQPAACSDAAEELSNVAGAQHGLESSEGSKKAAAAAPVGGKSGRPVMPPPQVPLSSSSTSPVKMANGTAGTKVALRKTKQAAEKISADKISKEALLECADLLSSAIAEPTPNSQLVDTGHQLLDYCSGYVDCIPHTRNKFAFREAVSKLELSLQELQVSSAAASVPGANPVLNNLLSCVQEISDVVQR from the exons aGGCCCTGCACCGTCCCTATGGTTGCGATGTTGAACCCCAGGCACTGAATGAAGCCATCAGATGGAGCTCCAAGGAGAACCTGCTTGGAGCCACTGAGAGCGATCCCAATCTCTTTGTTGCACTTTATGATTTTGTAGCAAGCGGCGACAACACGCTCAGCATCACCAAAG GTGAGAAGTTGCGAGTCCTGGGTTACAACCAGAATGGTGAATGGAGTGAGGTACGTTCGAAGAACGGGCAGGGCTGGGTACCAAGCAACTACATCACACCAGTGAACAGCCTGGAAAAGCATTCGTGGTACCATGGGCCAGTGTCACGCAGTGCAGCAGAGTATCTGTTGAGCAGTCTCATCAATGGCAGCTTCCTGGTTCGTGAAAGCGagagcagcccagggcagctATCCATCTCGCTCAGGTACGAAGGACGTGTTTACCACTACAGGATCAATACCACCTCAGATGGAAAG GTATATGTGACAGCAGAAAGCCGTTTCAGCACACTAGCAGAGCTAGTGCACCATCACTCAACAGTAGCGGATGGACTGGTGACAACTTTGCATTACCCAGCACCCAAGTGTAATAAGCCCACAGTCTATGGAGTGTCCCCCATCCACGACAAGTGGGAGATGGAGCGGACTGATATCACCATGAAGCACAAACTTGGGGGAGGGCAGTATGGCGAGGTGTATGTTGGTGTCTGGAAGAAATACAATCTCACGGTTGCTGTGAAAACATTAAAG GAAGATACCATGGAGGTGGAAGAGTTCTTGAAAGAAGCTGCTGTGATGAAGGAGATCAAGCACCCAAATCTAGTACAGTTGTTAG GTGTATGTACCCTGGAGCCACCCTTTTACATTGTGACGGAATACATGCCGTATGGGAACCTGCTAGACTATTTACGGGAATGCAACCGGGAAGAAGTGAGTGCTGTTGTGCTACTCTACATGGCCACTCAGATCTCCTCTGCTATGGAATACCTGGAAAAGAAGAATTTCATTCACAG GGACCTCGCAGCACGGAATTGCTTAGTTGGAGAAAATCATGTGGTGAAGGTGGCTGACTTTGGCTTAAGTCGACTTATGACTGGAGATACCTACACAGCTCACGCAGGAGCTAAGTTCCCAATCAAATGGACGGCTCCTGAGAGCCTGGCCTATAACACCTTTTCAATCAAATCAGATGTTTGGG ccTTCGGGGTGCTGCTATGGGAAATTGCTACCTATGGGATGTCACCATACCCAGGCATTGACCTCTCTCAGGTGTATGATCTGCTGGAAAAGGGCTATCGGATGGAACAACCAGAGGGGTGCCCTCCAAAGGTTTACGAACTGATGAGGGCAT GTTGGAAGTGGAACCCACCAGACCGACCTTCCTTTGCTGAGACCCACCAGGCCTTTGAAACCATGTTCCACGATTCGAGCATCTCAGAGG agGTGGCAGAGGAGCTTGGAAGAACAGCCTCCTCCTCATCCATAGTTCCTTACTTGCCCCGGTTACCCATGCTTCCCTCCAAGACCAGAACACTGAAGAAACAGGCAGAGAACAAGGAGAACATTGAAGGAACACAGGACACTGTGGAGCACTCAGCCTCCAGCTCAGCACCAG GTTTTATCAGAAGCACACAGCCAACAAGTGGGTCTCCTGCACTGCCTCGCAAGCAGAGGGACAAGTCACCCAGCAGCCTGTTGGAGGATGCCAAAGAGACCACTTTCACCAGGGACAGAAAAGGTGGCTTCTTCAGCTCCTTTATGAAGAAGAGGAATGCTCCCACGCCTCCCAAGCGCAGCAGTTCCTTCCGGGAGATGGAGAATCAGCCCCATAAGAAATACGAGCTGACGG GGCTTCCAGAGCAGGATAGGATGGCAATGACCCTTCCCAGAAATTCCCAGAGGTCAAAAATCCAGCTGGAACGGACAGTGTCCACCTCCTCTCAGCCCGATGAGAGCACAGGGAGGGCCAATGACCTGCTTCCCAAAAGGTTTGAAGAAGGCCCCGCTTTGACCAGAGAGAGACCAAAAGCAAAACTCTTGCCAAGGGGTGCCACAGCGCTCCCTTTCCGAACCGCCTCTGGatcagaagaaaaggagggtcCAGGGCTAGCAGCGGCTCctaagggcaaagaaaaaaacagtggcCCGCGGCAAGCGGCCCTTGAGGATGGTGAGAGACCGGGGTGGTCATCTCCAGTAAAGGCTGCAGCAATACTTCCAACCACTCATAACCACAAAGTGCCAGTCCTAATCTCACCCACTCTAAAACACACTCCAGCAGACGTGCAGCTCATTGGCACAGACTCTCAGGGTAATAAATTTAAGCTCTTATCTGAGCATCAGGTCACTTCTTCTGGCGACAGGGACCGGCCCAGACGGGTAAAACCAAAGTGTGCTCCACCTCCACCACCAGTGATGAGGCTCCTACAACAGCCAGCTGCCTGCTCAGATGCAGCAGAAGAGCTGAGCAACGTGGCAGGAGCGCAGCACGGACTGGAATCAAGCGAAGGGAGtaagaaggcagcagcagcagcacctgttGGTGGAAAATCTGGGAGGCCGGTGATGCCTCCACCTCAAGTGCCTCTGTCATCGTCTTCCACCTCCCCAGTGAAAATGGCCAACGGCACGGCTGGCACAAAAGTAGCGCTAAGAAAGACCAAACAGGCAGCTGAGAAAATCTCCGCAGACAAAATCAGCAAGGAAGCACTGCTGGAGTGCGCAGATCTTCTCTCGAGTGCCATCGCCGAGCCAACACCAAACAGCCAGCTGGTGGACACAGGGCACCAGCTGTTGGATTACTGCTCAGGCTACGTGGACTGCATCCCGCATACACGCAACAAATTTGCCTTCCGGGAAGCCGTGAGCAAACTGGAACTCAGCCTGCAGGAACTGCAGGTGTCCTCAGCAGCTGCTAGCGTCCCTGGGGCAAACCCCGTCCTTAATAACTTATTGTCATGTGTCCAAGAAATCAGCGATGTGGTGCAAAGGTAG
- the ABL2 gene encoding tyrosine-protein kinase ABL2 isoform X1 → MGQQVGRVGEPGAGLQPPPQHQQQPRGLRGSSAARPAGRRREAVGRTAEGGFNIFTQHEALHRPYGCDVEPQALNEAIRWSSKENLLGATESDPNLFVALYDFVASGDNTLSITKGEKLRVLGYNQNGEWSEVRSKNGQGWVPSNYITPVNSLEKHSWYHGPVSRSAAEYLLSSLINGSFLVRESESSPGQLSISLRYEGRVYHYRINTTSDGKVYVTAESRFSTLAELVHHHSTVADGLVTTLHYPAPKCNKPTVYGVSPIHDKWEMERTDITMKHKLGGGQYGEVYVGVWKKYNLTVAVKTLKEDTMEVEEFLKEAAVMKEIKHPNLVQLLGVCTLEPPFYIVTEYMPYGNLLDYLRECNREEVSAVVLLYMATQISSAMEYLEKKNFIHRDLAARNCLVGENHVVKVADFGLSRLMTGDTYTAHAGAKFPIKWTAPESLAYNTFSIKSDVWAFGVLLWEIATYGMSPYPGIDLSQVYDLLEKGYRMEQPEGCPPKVYELMRACWKWNPPDRPSFAETHQAFETMFHDSSISEEVAEELGRTASSSSIVPYLPRLPMLPSKTRTLKKQAENKENIEGTQDTVEHSASSSAPGFIRSTQPTSGSPALPRKQRDKSPSSLLEDAKETTFTRDRKGGFFSSFMKKRNAPTPPKRSSSFREMENQPHKKYELTGNFSSVASLQHVDGFSFAPTQQDASLAPPKCYGGGFVQRTFYNDDGTGTSSGGGVSTGGGWSGITGFFTPRLIKKTLGLRAGKPTGNEEASKPFPRSNSTSSMSSGLPEQDRMAMTLPRNSQRSKIQLERTVSTSSQPDESTGRANDLLPKRFEEGPALTRERPKAKLLPRGATALPFRTASGSEEKEGPGLAAAPKGKEKNSGPRQAALEDGERPGWSSPVKAAAILPTTHNHKVPVLISPTLKHTPADVQLIGTDSQGNKFKLLSEHQVTSSGDRDRPRRVKPKCAPPPPPVMRLLQQPAACSDAAEELSNVAGAQHGLESSEGSKKAAAAAPVGGKSGRPVMPPPQVPLSSSSTSPVKMANGTAGTKVALRKTKQAAEKISADKISKEALLECADLLSSAIAEPTPNSQLVDTGHQLLDYCSGYVDCIPHTRNKFAFREAVSKLELSLQELQVSSAAASVPGANPVLNNLLSCVQEISDVVQR, encoded by the exons aGGCCCTGCACCGTCCCTATGGTTGCGATGTTGAACCCCAGGCACTGAATGAAGCCATCAGATGGAGCTCCAAGGAGAACCTGCTTGGAGCCACTGAGAGCGATCCCAATCTCTTTGTTGCACTTTATGATTTTGTAGCAAGCGGCGACAACACGCTCAGCATCACCAAAG GTGAGAAGTTGCGAGTCCTGGGTTACAACCAGAATGGTGAATGGAGTGAGGTACGTTCGAAGAACGGGCAGGGCTGGGTACCAAGCAACTACATCACACCAGTGAACAGCCTGGAAAAGCATTCGTGGTACCATGGGCCAGTGTCACGCAGTGCAGCAGAGTATCTGTTGAGCAGTCTCATCAATGGCAGCTTCCTGGTTCGTGAAAGCGagagcagcccagggcagctATCCATCTCGCTCAGGTACGAAGGACGTGTTTACCACTACAGGATCAATACCACCTCAGATGGAAAG GTATATGTGACAGCAGAAAGCCGTTTCAGCACACTAGCAGAGCTAGTGCACCATCACTCAACAGTAGCGGATGGACTGGTGACAACTTTGCATTACCCAGCACCCAAGTGTAATAAGCCCACAGTCTATGGAGTGTCCCCCATCCACGACAAGTGGGAGATGGAGCGGACTGATATCACCATGAAGCACAAACTTGGGGGAGGGCAGTATGGCGAGGTGTATGTTGGTGTCTGGAAGAAATACAATCTCACGGTTGCTGTGAAAACATTAAAG GAAGATACCATGGAGGTGGAAGAGTTCTTGAAAGAAGCTGCTGTGATGAAGGAGATCAAGCACCCAAATCTAGTACAGTTGTTAG GTGTATGTACCCTGGAGCCACCCTTTTACATTGTGACGGAATACATGCCGTATGGGAACCTGCTAGACTATTTACGGGAATGCAACCGGGAAGAAGTGAGTGCTGTTGTGCTACTCTACATGGCCACTCAGATCTCCTCTGCTATGGAATACCTGGAAAAGAAGAATTTCATTCACAG GGACCTCGCAGCACGGAATTGCTTAGTTGGAGAAAATCATGTGGTGAAGGTGGCTGACTTTGGCTTAAGTCGACTTATGACTGGAGATACCTACACAGCTCACGCAGGAGCTAAGTTCCCAATCAAATGGACGGCTCCTGAGAGCCTGGCCTATAACACCTTTTCAATCAAATCAGATGTTTGGG ccTTCGGGGTGCTGCTATGGGAAATTGCTACCTATGGGATGTCACCATACCCAGGCATTGACCTCTCTCAGGTGTATGATCTGCTGGAAAAGGGCTATCGGATGGAACAACCAGAGGGGTGCCCTCCAAAGGTTTACGAACTGATGAGGGCAT GTTGGAAGTGGAACCCACCAGACCGACCTTCCTTTGCTGAGACCCACCAGGCCTTTGAAACCATGTTCCACGATTCGAGCATCTCAGAGG agGTGGCAGAGGAGCTTGGAAGAACAGCCTCCTCCTCATCCATAGTTCCTTACTTGCCCCGGTTACCCATGCTTCCCTCCAAGACCAGAACACTGAAGAAACAGGCAGAGAACAAGGAGAACATTGAAGGAACACAGGACACTGTGGAGCACTCAGCCTCCAGCTCAGCACCAG GTTTTATCAGAAGCACACAGCCAACAAGTGGGTCTCCTGCACTGCCTCGCAAGCAGAGGGACAAGTCACCCAGCAGCCTGTTGGAGGATGCCAAAGAGACCACTTTCACCAGGGACAGAAAAGGTGGCTTCTTCAGCTCCTTTATGAAGAAGAGGAATGCTCCCACGCCTCCCAAGCGCAGCAGTTCCTTCCGGGAGATGGAGAATCAGCCCCATAAGAAATACGAGCTGACGGGTAACTTTTCATCTGTTGCTTCCTTGCAGCATGTGGATGGGTTCTCTTTTGCTCCCACGCAGCAGGACGCAAGCCTGGCGCCACCGAAGTGCTATGGCGGGGGCTTTGTGCAGAGGACCTTCTACAATGATGATGGCACTGGTACCAGCAGTGGTGGGGGCGTAAGCACCGGTGGTGGGTGGTCGGGCATCACTGGTTTCTTTACACCACGCTTGATTAAAAAGACACTGGGTTTACGAGCAGGAAAACCCACTGGCAATGAAGAAGCTTCAAAGCCTTTTCCAAGGTCAAACTCTACATCTTCCATGTCCTCAGGGCTTCCAGAGCAGGATAGGATGGCAATGACCCTTCCCAGAAATTCCCAGAGGTCAAAAATCCAGCTGGAACGGACAGTGTCCACCTCCTCTCAGCCCGATGAGAGCACAGGGAGGGCCAATGACCTGCTTCCCAAAAGGTTTGAAGAAGGCCCCGCTTTGACCAGAGAGAGACCAAAAGCAAAACTCTTGCCAAGGGGTGCCACAGCGCTCCCTTTCCGAACCGCCTCTGGatcagaagaaaaggagggtcCAGGGCTAGCAGCGGCTCctaagggcaaagaaaaaaacagtggcCCGCGGCAAGCGGCCCTTGAGGATGGTGAGAGACCGGGGTGGTCATCTCCAGTAAAGGCTGCAGCAATACTTCCAACCACTCATAACCACAAAGTGCCAGTCCTAATCTCACCCACTCTAAAACACACTCCAGCAGACGTGCAGCTCATTGGCACAGACTCTCAGGGTAATAAATTTAAGCTCTTATCTGAGCATCAGGTCACTTCTTCTGGCGACAGGGACCGGCCCAGACGGGTAAAACCAAAGTGTGCTCCACCTCCACCACCAGTGATGAGGCTCCTACAACAGCCAGCTGCCTGCTCAGATGCAGCAGAAGAGCTGAGCAACGTGGCAGGAGCGCAGCACGGACTGGAATCAAGCGAAGGGAGtaagaaggcagcagcagcagcacctgttGGTGGAAAATCTGGGAGGCCGGTGATGCCTCCACCTCAAGTGCCTCTGTCATCGTCTTCCACCTCCCCAGTGAAAATGGCCAACGGCACGGCTGGCACAAAAGTAGCGCTAAGAAAGACCAAACAGGCAGCTGAGAAAATCTCCGCAGACAAAATCAGCAAGGAAGCACTGCTGGAGTGCGCAGATCTTCTCTCGAGTGCCATCGCCGAGCCAACACCAAACAGCCAGCTGGTGGACACAGGGCACCAGCTGTTGGATTACTGCTCAGGCTACGTGGACTGCATCCCGCATACACGCAACAAATTTGCCTTCCGGGAAGCCGTGAGCAAACTGGAACTCAGCCTGCAGGAACTGCAGGTGTCCTCAGCAGCTGCTAGCGTCCCTGGGGCAAACCCCGTCCTTAATAACTTATTGTCATGTGTCCAAGAAATCAGCGATGTGGTGCAAAGGTAG
- the ABL2 gene encoding tyrosine-protein kinase ABL2 isoform X4 has translation MIVGTVLFQSSSYGKEGKLLCCLGEEASEPGVSSSTEALHRPYGCDVEPQALNEAIRWSSKENLLGATESDPNLFVALYDFVASGDNTLSITKGEKLRVLGYNQNGEWSEVRSKNGQGWVPSNYITPVNSLEKHSWYHGPVSRSAAEYLLSSLINGSFLVRESESSPGQLSISLRYEGRVYHYRINTTSDGKVYVTAESRFSTLAELVHHHSTVADGLVTTLHYPAPKCNKPTVYGVSPIHDKWEMERTDITMKHKLGGGQYGEVYVGVWKKYNLTVAVKTLKEDTMEVEEFLKEAAVMKEIKHPNLVQLLGVCTLEPPFYIVTEYMPYGNLLDYLRECNREEVSAVVLLYMATQISSAMEYLEKKNFIHRDLAARNCLVGENHVVKVADFGLSRLMTGDTYTAHAGAKFPIKWTAPESLAYNTFSIKSDVWAFGVLLWEIATYGMSPYPGIDLSQVYDLLEKGYRMEQPEGCPPKVYELMRACWKWNPPDRPSFAETHQAFETMFHDSSISEEVAEELGRTASSSSIVPYLPRLPMLPSKTRTLKKQAENKENIEGTQDTVEHSASSSAPGFIRSTQPTSGSPALPRKQRDKSPSSLLEDAKETTFTRDRKGGFFSSFMKKRNAPTPPKRSSSFREMENQPHKKYELTGLPEQDRMAMTLPRNSQRSKIQLERTVSTSSQPDESTGRANDLLPKRFEEGPALTRERPKAKLLPRGATALPFRTASGSEEKEGPGLAAAPKGKEKNSGPRQAALEDGERPGWSSPVKAAAILPTTHNHKVPVLISPTLKHTPADVQLIGTDSQGNKFKLLSEHQVTSSGDRDRPRRVKPKCAPPPPPVMRLLQQPAACSDAAEELSNVAGAQHGLESSEGSKKAAAAAPVGGKSGRPVMPPPQVPLSSSSTSPVKMANGTAGTKVALRKTKQAAEKISADKISKEALLECADLLSSAIAEPTPNSQLVDTGHQLLDYCSGYVDCIPHTRNKFAFREAVSKLELSLQELQVSSAAASVPGANPVLNNLLSCVQEISDVVQR, from the exons aGGCCCTGCACCGTCCCTATGGTTGCGATGTTGAACCCCAGGCACTGAATGAAGCCATCAGATGGAGCTCCAAGGAGAACCTGCTTGGAGCCACTGAGAGCGATCCCAATCTCTTTGTTGCACTTTATGATTTTGTAGCAAGCGGCGACAACACGCTCAGCATCACCAAAG GTGAGAAGTTGCGAGTCCTGGGTTACAACCAGAATGGTGAATGGAGTGAGGTACGTTCGAAGAACGGGCAGGGCTGGGTACCAAGCAACTACATCACACCAGTGAACAGCCTGGAAAAGCATTCGTGGTACCATGGGCCAGTGTCACGCAGTGCAGCAGAGTATCTGTTGAGCAGTCTCATCAATGGCAGCTTCCTGGTTCGTGAAAGCGagagcagcccagggcagctATCCATCTCGCTCAGGTACGAAGGACGTGTTTACCACTACAGGATCAATACCACCTCAGATGGAAAG GTATATGTGACAGCAGAAAGCCGTTTCAGCACACTAGCAGAGCTAGTGCACCATCACTCAACAGTAGCGGATGGACTGGTGACAACTTTGCATTACCCAGCACCCAAGTGTAATAAGCCCACAGTCTATGGAGTGTCCCCCATCCACGACAAGTGGGAGATGGAGCGGACTGATATCACCATGAAGCACAAACTTGGGGGAGGGCAGTATGGCGAGGTGTATGTTGGTGTCTGGAAGAAATACAATCTCACGGTTGCTGTGAAAACATTAAAG GAAGATACCATGGAGGTGGAAGAGTTCTTGAAAGAAGCTGCTGTGATGAAGGAGATCAAGCACCCAAATCTAGTACAGTTGTTAG GTGTATGTACCCTGGAGCCACCCTTTTACATTGTGACGGAATACATGCCGTATGGGAACCTGCTAGACTATTTACGGGAATGCAACCGGGAAGAAGTGAGTGCTGTTGTGCTACTCTACATGGCCACTCAGATCTCCTCTGCTATGGAATACCTGGAAAAGAAGAATTTCATTCACAG GGACCTCGCAGCACGGAATTGCTTAGTTGGAGAAAATCATGTGGTGAAGGTGGCTGACTTTGGCTTAAGTCGACTTATGACTGGAGATACCTACACAGCTCACGCAGGAGCTAAGTTCCCAATCAAATGGACGGCTCCTGAGAGCCTGGCCTATAACACCTTTTCAATCAAATCAGATGTTTGGG ccTTCGGGGTGCTGCTATGGGAAATTGCTACCTATGGGATGTCACCATACCCAGGCATTGACCTCTCTCAGGTGTATGATCTGCTGGAAAAGGGCTATCGGATGGAACAACCAGAGGGGTGCCCTCCAAAGGTTTACGAACTGATGAGGGCAT GTTGGAAGTGGAACCCACCAGACCGACCTTCCTTTGCTGAGACCCACCAGGCCTTTGAAACCATGTTCCACGATTCGAGCATCTCAGAGG agGTGGCAGAGGAGCTTGGAAGAACAGCCTCCTCCTCATCCATAGTTCCTTACTTGCCCCGGTTACCCATGCTTCCCTCCAAGACCAGAACACTGAAGAAACAGGCAGAGAACAAGGAGAACATTGAAGGAACACAGGACACTGTGGAGCACTCAGCCTCCAGCTCAGCACCAG GTTTTATCAGAAGCACACAGCCAACAAGTGGGTCTCCTGCACTGCCTCGCAAGCAGAGGGACAAGTCACCCAGCAGCCTGTTGGAGGATGCCAAAGAGACCACTTTCACCAGGGACAGAAAAGGTGGCTTCTTCAGCTCCTTTATGAAGAAGAGGAATGCTCCCACGCCTCCCAAGCGCAGCAGTTCCTTCCGGGAGATGGAGAATCAGCCCCATAAGAAATACGAGCTGACGG GGCTTCCAGAGCAGGATAGGATGGCAATGACCCTTCCCAGAAATTCCCAGAGGTCAAAAATCCAGCTGGAACGGACAGTGTCCACCTCCTCTCAGCCCGATGAGAGCACAGGGAGGGCCAATGACCTGCTTCCCAAAAGGTTTGAAGAAGGCCCCGCTTTGACCAGAGAGAGACCAAAAGCAAAACTCTTGCCAAGGGGTGCCACAGCGCTCCCTTTCCGAACCGCCTCTGGatcagaagaaaaggagggtcCAGGGCTAGCAGCGGCTCctaagggcaaagaaaaaaacagtggcCCGCGGCAAGCGGCCCTTGAGGATGGTGAGAGACCGGGGTGGTCATCTCCAGTAAAGGCTGCAGCAATACTTCCAACCACTCATAACCACAAAGTGCCAGTCCTAATCTCACCCACTCTAAAACACACTCCAGCAGACGTGCAGCTCATTGGCACAGACTCTCAGGGTAATAAATTTAAGCTCTTATCTGAGCATCAGGTCACTTCTTCTGGCGACAGGGACCGGCCCAGACGGGTAAAACCAAAGTGTGCTCCACCTCCACCACCAGTGATGAGGCTCCTACAACAGCCAGCTGCCTGCTCAGATGCAGCAGAAGAGCTGAGCAACGTGGCAGGAGCGCAGCACGGACTGGAATCAAGCGAAGGGAGtaagaaggcagcagcagcagcacctgttGGTGGAAAATCTGGGAGGCCGGTGATGCCTCCACCTCAAGTGCCTCTGTCATCGTCTTCCACCTCCCCAGTGAAAATGGCCAACGGCACGGCTGGCACAAAAGTAGCGCTAAGAAAGACCAAACAGGCAGCTGAGAAAATCTCCGCAGACAAAATCAGCAAGGAAGCACTGCTGGAGTGCGCAGATCTTCTCTCGAGTGCCATCGCCGAGCCAACACCAAACAGCCAGCTGGTGGACACAGGGCACCAGCTGTTGGATTACTGCTCAGGCTACGTGGACTGCATCCCGCATACACGCAACAAATTTGCCTTCCGGGAAGCCGTGAGCAAACTGGAACTCAGCCTGCAGGAACTGCAGGTGTCCTCAGCAGCTGCTAGCGTCCCTGGGGCAAACCCCGTCCTTAATAACTTATTGTCATGTGTCCAAGAAATCAGCGATGTGGTGCAAAGGTAG